In Chelmon rostratus isolate fCheRos1 chromosome 21, fCheRos1.pri, whole genome shotgun sequence, the genomic window ttctgctttataCAGTTTCTCTAGATGGACGCACCCGCTACAGGATGCAGTTTTATGCACACTAAGTCTTTATGGTCCAATGTGGCAATATTCACAGCCAATGAAATAGCTTGAAATACCTACCTTTCAAAATGCCCCCATTTAGAAGCGAGCTACGAGCCATTACATTAATAGCAGACTGAAatggttttacagttttatctCGCACATGCCTGAGAAGCATTTGCATCAATGTTGAAGACAAGGCAGACAGGACACCgacaataaagcagcagaaacagccagGCAGGAGGTTGCAGGAGTCAATGAAACCGCAGAGGTGTGATATTGACTTGCCTGTACATGCAAGAGTCCACACACTCATATTCATGGATGCGTGCAAACAATACAAGCTTACTCATATATTAACTCATGAAAGCGAATTATCCAAACGGCTCACTCAGGgcaaagactgttttttttcctgtgtgctTGGACAGCTGTCACAACAGGATTTGAGGACACTATCCAGGCTTTGAACACTGCTCTCCTCCCACATTGAACAGGTGTAGATGTGGCCCCCACGGCACCAGTGTCAACAGGGTCAGGCTGCAGAATGTGTTCCGCTCTCCCGAATGTGTTTGAGATGTAAGGTGAAAGATGAGCAGGCTTGAGGTTGCCATGTAGGAgcgtgactttttttttctttttctgggcAGTTCAAAGATGGGATCAAAGTGGATCAGAGCACTGAGCTCCATCTGATCTGGCAGCCAGGGGGATCATGGCAACTCCATGCTTCAGTTTTCTAATGTTTGCATTCCACTTACGCTGCACTGTAATTCCCttacatttaaattacagcAGCAAACTAGCAGATTAGATCGCCAGCATTAAATGCACTCTGCTCATGCATTTAAAGCgaacatgcaaatgcacacactcttGCTCCTCAGCCCCATGCAGCTTCAGAGGTGAGGGTGATCTGGTCTCAGTGCAAATGAAGCTCAGGTTCAACGTGTGGAGGATCAAACAGAACGAGGATCAGCTCACAAGCCTCTAATCATGCTGAATAAAATCTGACGAGAGTGGATATCAGTGACTGATGTCCTTTGAACCTTGCAATGAAATAACAAGTGTCAAAGTCAGACTTGAGGCTCAGGCTCATCTTCTTGCATGTTGGCAGCCTTTTCATGCAATTTCTATGTGAAGTTGGAGAATTAAAAGCTAACAATCAAAGAGAATGTGTTCGAAACTCTTACAGTACTGCTGGATTCAAGTCCACTTATCCTTAGGGCACACACATGTTTTTTGTTCAAAGGGTAAATGAGTATAATGATTTGTTAATGGAGAAGTTACTGTTACACTTTGCCTCTAACATTTACAACACTCAGTGCAGCTTGTATAACAAAGAGAAGCAAAGTAAAGCCTTATCTTTACTTTGTTTCTTTGGTCGAGAATGTGATTATCTGGGTGCATGGATGGCTGAAGGCATGCTGGAAGAAAACGATTGAGAAAAAGACAGTGATTGAGAGGAAGAGCACAAAGGTCAGAGTTAACACTTTACCTCACTGTCACCAGATTTCCCTCCTGCTGCCTGTTATTTTAGTGAAGGCTGggaaagaaagataagaaaggctttaatgaaaacattactGGAATGAAGCTACTGTCCTGACGGTTTTATCAGGATGTGTGTTGAGCAAGTAGTGAGCTGTGGGCACCAAGTCGTTGCTCTGTTGCTCCAACAACATCAGTGTGTGCAGATATTTTCCTCAAGTGTGGTATAGAGCGGCAACACAATGAAATAGAGGCAAATGAAATGGCAAAAGTACAGGATATAGGACACACAGTGCTGTAACAGAACAGCAGTAGTTCATCATGTTGAAAATCAATGTGCAACACATATAGTGTCTGTACAGTGCTCCACGGCAGCCTTGACTCCATCCATTCTTCCAGCAATGCCATTATGTACTGAGAGGGCCTGCAGTGCCTCCATGACCTTCCAGAATGCTATAAAGAAAAGCGCCCGAGATTCAGGGAGGCTATATAGGAACATGCGTACTTGATGCAAAGACATTTGtaacactttattgatcccagagGGAAGATATGTTGGTACAGTTGTCAAGGAACATGTTAAGTCACAGATGAAGCCATGTTGTAGGTATAGGAGTTGAATAACAAGTGTGCACTGCCACGGTAGAAGCTCTAAAATCAGGGGATTATCAAGTTTCATAAAGATCATGAATGCCTGCACCAAATTGCATTTAACGCATGTGAGACATTTTGCTGTGAGCCACAAGTGTCAACCTGTTGggggcgctagaggaaaagatAGTTAAGCCTAACCCTGAGTGAGTAGGATTCATCCTatgaggaccatgaatgtcatgacaatccatccaagaTTGTTCAGTCAGGACCAAAGTGATGGCCTGATTTACaatatatatctgtatataCATCCTGATAAAACTAATCAAGTATCTTAGTTCTCTTCATGTCCACCATCAGTAACTCCTTCATCTGAGGAGGTGCGGGTGGTTCCTCCCACACCAACAAAGGTGTCCACCATGTCCGAGCACTCTTGTTGCTTCGCACATTCTACCTGTGACACACATCACAGGTAGAAGTAGAGTAGAGTAGagtacacaaaaacacattttaagagaTAAAGAAGCTAAATGACTGATGCTACATATTCATTATCCCCTCTTGGCAGGTCTTCACATTTTAGATTCTGGGTAACTGCAGAAATGAAGAGCTTCAGTGTATTGCTATCATTCActtccttctcctctcatcttcagGTTAACGCAGCCCTTGATGAGCAGGCCTTCGCATTCGCATGGGGGTCAATGGCCAAGCAGGTCTTCCCTGCAGAACTCGTCAACACTCTCCCTGACAGAAAAGACAGGACACTGATGGAAAAGATCAAGCTGCTGGGAGCTGCCAACCTGAaccaggcagacagacagctggtttgtttctatttcatgtttttgaactTGCTCTGAGTTCTGGTCACCGAATTAGTGCTGACCTCTTTTGAACATCAAAGCCTGACTTCGcatctctttttcttgtctctAGTATAACGAACGTCTCAGCCAAATGGACAAAATTTATTCAACGGCCAAAGTGCATCCAGAGCCGGACGTAAGCTGGAGCCTGGAACCACGTGAGTAAATACAGACCAAATGCCCAGTTTGAGGCTTGAAATGCATGAAGTATGTAGTACAGATGTTTTGGAGTTATtaggaataaagaaaacaggaatGGGGCAATGTTTAGGACAGTGGCGCAAACAACATTGTAGAGGGGAAGTctagaaagaaaaacagctgtaagATCGTATCTGCTCTTGGGAACGTAACAGGATGGGCAAATTACTTCAGAGAGGTCTCCAAAGGAAGTGTTATGGATGTGTCCACGAGTGTTGAGTAACAAAGCTATAGAAACAGCATGTCAGTAGCTTTTAACACTGCCGGCATGTATTGTGAACAATGGCTCTGTGTTTAACTGCCAACAGTAATTGTGAGAAATcctttccaacacacacagtacagcagcagagcaaaaacaATTATTTCTACTTAAAATGAACACTTGTAAACATAAATAAGATAATTTAATGCTGTTAAGGTGCCGTTCACATAATGATTATTGGTTTCTTGATCTTGCAAATAATCTAAGGTGGAACAGGGTTATTCAAAGTATGTGGTACATCCCCTCACAAAGAATATAATGTCATTATAAGAACAAACACTTTCAACTTTTGCACCATTTTAATCATCTTCAGTAGTCTTCAGCTGTCTCTTTTCCTTCaccttcatttcctccttctggCATTTTGAAgataaatgttgttttacatGACGCTCAGACTCTCACGGAGCTGTCAAAGCTAATCTCTTGGATAATGTGTCTGTTCTTCCCTTTTCCTGCTGAGAGCGAAAAGTCATCTCGACACCAATACATCTTGATTGTTTTAGGAAAAACTTCAGCCTCCCTTCATATTCCATCTTTTTCTCTATGCCTGAGGATGTGCTGGATGTTCTTCATTACGCAGATCTCACAGAAATCATGGCCAGCTCCAGGAATtacaagcagctgctgtttgtctgggaCGAATGGCACAAAGCAGCAGGTGTACCTCTTAAGTCGCTGTTCAAAGACTTTGTGGAAGTCAGCAACAGAGCCTCTCAAGCTGATGGTAAGAACTTCCTGTTGACCTTTGACACTGAGACCACAAGGTCCACAATTCTCAAAATACCAAATTAATTTAACAAGAATGTCGTATGGAAAGAACAAGGAGAATAAATTAATGCTAGAGGAAGGGAAAGAAATAGAGAGAAGGAACACTAACTTTTGTCCTGTTTAGGATTTAAGGACACTGGAGCCGAATGGCGCTCTTGGTATGAGACTGATACCTTTGTGGAGGATCTTGAGGAAATCTATAGGACCATTGAACCCCTCTACAAGAACCTGCATGCCTTTGTGCGCCGCAAACTCTACAACCTGTACGGTCCCAAGTACATCAACCTTAAAGGACCCATCCCTGCTCACCTGCTAGGTacaacagaacatttttatgttgctaaCATACACTATCTGCTGACAAGATCTATAAATGAGAGGATAGTAGAAGTGTCAGAAAGAGGCAAAAGAGACTACTTAAGAAAGACTGTGAAAGATTTAATTATGGATTTGTTGGCTGCAGAGTAAAAGAACAAATCTCCATATTTTACCTCCTCAGAACTGCATCAAATACTCAATCATCTGTTGGAACCCATCACCAAATATAATGCTCATTTACCACAACTCAACCTGCTCTATAATGGAGGAAGTTAATAGTCCTTAATATAAACACTTAATTATTACTTAATAAAAGCTTGATAAATCGCCACAGATGTAATCACCCATTAAGATGGAGACACGTCATGGCGGGTTGTTTTGTGAGCTTATCTCAGTACTGTGAATGAGGCATTTCCTACAGTGCCTCTGAGCAGAGTATCACATAACAAATGACAATTGTTGCTtaagtgtgttttcttccttGCCTTCAGGAAATATGTGGGCCCAGACCTGGAACAATATTTACGATATGATGATCCCATATCCTAACAAAACCAACATGGATGTGACCGATAAAATGGTCAAAGATGTAAGTGTGGGGGAAAGATTTTGTGCCACTGGGATGTTCTGTAGGAAGAAAATGATCTATTCTGTAGGTCCTGCAGACGGTGGCCTCACCAGCAGAAAAATGCCACCACAAATCAAAATTTTTTAGGTGATTTTGTCAGGTAGCTGAATTGTGATTTGTGTCACTGTTTCCCCTTTTTCAGGGCTATGATGCCCAACGCATGTTTCGTGTGGCAGAGGTGTTCTTTACGTCTCTGGGTTTAGATCCGATGCCTCAGGAGTTTTGGGATGAATCCATGCTGGTGAAGCCTGAAGGTCGAGAGGTGGTGTGCCATGCGTCTGCCTGGGACTTTTACAACCGCAAAGACTTCAGGTAAAATGAATAGATTTAGTTAAAAGTGAGCTGTTTGATGAATTACACTTCAGCTACAAGCCTGATTCCCAAAAAGCTGGACGCTGTGTAAATataaagaacaataaaatgtgataatttgcaatgtattcaatgtttgacctcatgatCTTCAtcaatttttgtaaatatttgcttattctgaatttgatgacagCAAGACGTTTCAAACAATTTGGGACCGGAGCAACAAAatactgggaaagttgtggaacgctccaaaaacacctgtttggatcattccacaggtaaacaggttgattggtaacaggtgataggatcatgactgggtatgaaaggagcatcctggaaaggctcagtggttcacaagcgaggatggagcgaggttcaccactttgtgaacacatgattgtataaaggatgttaccacATGGGCtgaggaacactttgtaaaactgctgtttgcattgcaatgattgcattctgtttttatttatgttttacacagcgtcccaacttctttgaaatTGGGATTGCGATTCATTGCGAACTTACAAGCTGAAAACAGATACAAGCTATATCGTGATTATTGTACACTTAACAGAGAAATCCAAACGGGATTTCAAGACACACTGTGATGTTTAAGTGCTAACTGTGAGCTCCCAGGGTAGAAATGTGATAATGCGATGTAATCAAATATATTGATGTTTCATCCTCTGTAGGATCAAGCAGTGCACCACAGTAACAATGGAACAGCTCTTTACTGTACACCATGAGATGGGCCACATCCAGTATTACCTGCAGTACAAGGACCAGCCTGTGGGCTTCCGTCGCGGAGCTAACCCTGGTTTTCATGAGGCTATTGGTGATGTTTTGTCTCTGTCCGTCTCCACACCTGAACATCTGAAAGCCATTAATCTGCTGGAATCTGTGTCCTCTGATCAGGGTAAAGAGACAAAGATTGCAAACATTAGGCCATCACATGAAGTTTTGAATATCTTGTTCATCATCAAATGATCTAAAAAAATGTGGCCTTGTGTTTCTCCAGGAACTGATCTCAATTACCTGTTAAAAATGGCTCTGGAGAAGATAGCCTTCCTTCCCTTTGGCTACCTCATTGACCAATGGAGATGGGGTGTATTCAGTGGACACACCCCTGAAGAACGGTACAACACTGACTGGTGGTACCTCAGGTAGGCTTTTATGCGCCAGCCTAGCTGCTTTTAATGGTTTCCAGTCTAaagctatgctaagctaacatagCAATAGCCCATTGTTTGAATCGGCAGAGACGTTGAGAGATGTTGTTCTTTGGCTGTTGGTGGGCCAATGGAAACAAGATGTGAACATTCTCAAACCATCACCTCGTTTATATGGTGGATTTCATAGCAAACATCCAGCCTATTATCAATATTTATATTACTATGTTTTATTATGACCATTGGAATTTATTTGGAGTTGTGTTCGAATAAGAGTCCAATATTAattctcttttagctctgtttttggtctcttcCATCTCTTGCTATCTGGCTGTAtagctgctaaaagctccactgtgttcaccagcttgttGGCATCTGTCTGTTGTtcggtgctgagcaggtagtgtaaTGAAAGAGTGGGCTCTTAGAGCTTATTGGCTGAAAATAGCCAACAGCCTGCCGCTGCCAAAAACAGCGCCACGAGAGTGGCGAGACGAGAGCGAGCTGAAACTTGCTCTCAAGCCGATGGTTGCTGGAAAAAAAGCACCCCTGCCCAGCTGACTCTTAATAGATACACAAAATCATTACAGGCTGAATAACTTTCCACAACTCATGTCTTAGCTATACAAGCCGTGCCAGTGTATTCTAAATCTATGTctccatttcattttaaaggacAAAATATCAAGGCATCTGCCCACCCATCAAGCGTTCACTGGACTCCTTTGACCCTGGGGCAAAATACCACATCCCTGGAAACACACCATACATCAGGTACCGTCCTGTTCCAGCCCCGCCACTATGTCCTACTTTACatacagaagaaataaagacagtcagtTTGGGCAATTACATTAAGTATTTTCCTAGCCGTCTGATTCATGCTCTACTCGTTTCAGCCACAGTCCTTTCAGTGCAcgataagtgtgtgtttgtgtacgtgcCTGCATGAGCATATGAGGGTAGCAGGGATATTGCAACAAGGTAAAGTGATTGAACATGCAGGAATGACTGGTGTGCTGGGAATTAAGGTATTGCGTGTTGTAATCTGGACTGAATTACTGGCACTTGAGCGTGCTTTTAAACAATACAACAGCCCTACAATAGCAGGAAGCTTGTTGCAGAGGCAGGAGGCTGTATAAGAAAAGCCTCTGACTCCAGCTCGTTTCTTTAACAATGTGGGGAAttgttaaacacacacttaaagctGATGAAGTAGTGGCTGCTGAAACGCATTAGAACATTCTTATTACCTAAACTTTGGTGTCATTTTTTAGTTTAGTGGTGCTATAGTCAGTGTATTAACGTATGAAAGACTTTGTATAGTCTTTCCCAAAAAGTACAGAATATAAAACCCATTTAAACTCTATTTATGTGTAGTTGTAGCAACCTTTAATCGGCTGTTTCTGACCTGTCTTGCGTGATGTCACCTGCTTTAAGTGTTTTGTCAAGTCTCATaatgatttctgtcttttttacttttaatgaagttttgtgaaaatgtttaaaggTAGTGATGTAAAGGTGATGCACTGAAGAGGTGTAAAGCAATTCTGTCCCCCTGCAGGTATTTTGTAAGCTTCATCCTGCAGTTCCAGCTTCATGAAAAACTGTGTGCGGCGACCAAGCAAAACGTATCTTTGCACAGATGTGACATCTACAACTCCAAAGAAGCAGGGGCCATTTTAAAGTTAGTAATATGACTGGACCTCCGTTGTTCATTACACAGAGCGTGAATAACCGTTTATACAAGTGGTGATGTGTAATACAATTTCATTCTACCTCCTCCAGGAAAATTCTTCAAGCTGGCTCTTCCCAGCCTTGGCCTGATGTGCTCAAGGAGGCTATAGGCACCGACAAGTTGAATGCCAGCTCGCTCATGAAGTACTTTCAGCCCATTACTGACTGGCTGGAAAAACAGAATGTGGATGAGACTTTGGGATGGCCTGAAATTGATTGGGTCCCACCCGTCCCTGAGGGCTACCCTGATGATATTAGTAAGAAACAATTTAAAGTGGCAATCTTTGAGATTTCAGTCTGGTTGATTTTGTGACACATCTAGTTACCAGCGATAGCAGCAAATCTGGTTTAGTactacaatgaaaaaaaagacacaagttTTTCTAAAGTAGGAAAGTAAATTATCTCAACAAAAATTACAGGGCGACAAAACGTTTTAAAACTTTCAAAGCTTTGAATTTGACTTTAAAAAGTAGTAAAATTAGTGAAGACACTTGCCCAGAAATTATGAGTTTGCAGCCTGCAGCTTTTCACCAAACAGATCACTGTAGTTGCTCCTTCTTATTCAATTACTctctgcaatatttcaaactaatcgctgtcaaaaaaaaaagccaaaaatgacCTTCGTCTTGTTTTATAGACACATTGTTGATGAGCGAATCAGTGCTCACTGAAGAATACTATACGTTGTCACTGTGCTGTGACTATGGAAGTCAGCTTGTGTTTTgccatttaaatgcttttaatgcaAAGCAGCACTAGGAAATGTTCGGCTTGCGCTAGCATGAACTTAACACGACATTTTTTCCGGGATTGTAGAGGGTGACACCCAGTTCGTAACActgcaaacacataaatattgcaatacttTCATCAGTGGGCCACAGGCTCAATCACCATTGTGTTACCTCATTTGGCAATAGATAGTGACTTatcagacatttatttaatgaaaataGAATTCAAAGCACACCTGAGAGTACTGCTCGAACTGAATGGCGAACAAAAAAGTCcagctgaaaacatgaagaGCCTGCAGCATGGtgattttgtgaaatgtgattGTACGTTTCAGACTTAATGACATGGATCTTTACTTGCAATATGCATCCTGCACTTCAGCTAACTTGTCCTTCTACTTGTTTACCCAGACAAGAATACAAATGAGCTTGAGGCGAAGACACTTCTAGATGAGTACAACGCTACAGCTGAGGTGGTGTGGAACAACTACACTGAGGCCTCCTGGAAGTACAACACCGACATCAACGACGAGAACGAGGAGGCGATGGTGAGACCCTTTGACTGACCGACCCCACAGAGAGTGGCGTACCAATCTGAGCAGTTTTTAACTGTCGATCAATCAATCcacccattcatccatccaatCACCCTGCTACGCTGACGCATAatgtgaaaatagaaaaaataaagagcatGTATTTCCCTTCTTTAGCTTCAGAGGAGCCTGGCGATGTCAGCCCACACCCTGGAGTACGGAAAGAGGGCCCGTGAGTTCGACACCACGGACTTCCAGGACAGCTCGGTCAAACGCATCATCAAAAAACTCAGCGACATCGAGAGGGCCGCACTGAACGAGACCGATCTGaaagaggtgaggaggaaagagctttccttttttcaaatatttctttgaaacagagctgctctggaggcaGAAAAAGTTCCATTGCTTGACTTATGTGGGAAagcctcag contains:
- the ace gene encoding angiotensin-converting enzyme, coding for MGTSVDRSVWTVLLLLLPVLGLSEALKEEWMPGNFTSTTEEALRFLQEYNSTAELVLFQSVSASWNYNTNITDHNSVLQVNAALDEQAFAFAWGSMAKQVFPAELVNTLPDRKDRTLMEKIKLLGAANLNQADRQLYNERLSQMDKIYSTAKVHPEPDVSWSLEPHLTEIMASSRNYKQLLFVWDEWHKAAGVPLKSLFKDFVEVSNRASQADGFKDTGAEWRSWYETDTFVEDLEEIYRTIEPLYKNLHAFVRRKLYNLYGPKYINLKGPIPAHLLGNMWAQTWNNIYDMMIPYPNKTNMDVTDKMVKDGYDAQRMFRVAEVFFTSLGLDPMPQEFWDESMLVKPEGREVVCHASAWDFYNRKDFRIKQCTTVTMEQLFTVHHEMGHIQYYLQYKDQPVGFRRGANPGFHEAIGDVLSLSVSTPEHLKAINLLESVSSDQGTDLNYLLKMALEKIAFLPFGYLIDQWRWGVFSGHTPEERYNTDWWYLRTKYQGICPPIKRSLDSFDPGAKYHIPGNTPYIRYFVSFILQFQLHEKLCAATKQNVSLHRCDIYNSKEAGAILKKILQAGSSQPWPDVLKEAIGTDKLNASSLMKYFQPITDWLEKQNVDETLGWPEIDWVPPVPEGYPDDINKNTNELEAKTLLDEYNATAEVVWNNYTEASWKYNTDINDENEEAMLQRSLAMSAHTLEYGKRAREFDTTDFQDSSVKRIIKKLSDIERAALNETDLKEYNTLLSQMETTYSVAKVCEGDKCYQLDPDLQKIMAESRDYDKLLFAWKGWRDSAGKALREQYTKYVELANRAARLNGHSDNGAYWRSLYETPTFEEDLEALWKQMEPFYQNLHAYVRRALYKKYGPEHIDLKGPIPAHLLGNMWAQTWSGIMDLAIPYPHATQVDATPAMVAQGWNATKMFHVSDEFFTSLGLLPMPQEFWDKSMLEKPSDGRQVVCHASAWDFYNRKDFRIKQCTVVTMDDLITVHHEMGHVQYFLQYKDQPVSFRDGANPGFHEAIGDVLALSVSTPKHLKSIGLLDKVEDNTESDINFLMSMALDKIAFLPFGYLMDQWRWRVFDGRIPTTEYNKEWWNLRMKYQGLCPPVPRSEEDFDAGAKFHIPANVPYVRYFVSFIIQFQFHKALCNAAGHEGPLYKCDIYNSKAAGKLLGDMMKLGFSKPWPEAMTLITGQSKMSAEPLKEYFKPLTDWLEKENNKNKEVLGWPNYDWTPSSTGVIEDNKVDFLGMSLDGSAATAGQWTLLALGLVFLLTTILLAYKYRKSKKHHKSSSTMELK